The Diadema setosum chromosome 4, eeDiaSeto1, whole genome shotgun sequence genome window below encodes:
- the LOC140228002 gene encoding SREBP regulating gene protein-like, with the protein MFPIRFIRRRWVLAVIFLLSFTYFMNKTLNQVPIAISDQFQDVPPTPQQIALRTRTSAQANNLTACRNSRQGKNYVVDEKGYVCSWKDLLPNGCCNSKTPAASIHNCDGCSNNGCCAVYEHCVSCCLHPEKEHILQDMLGKASNTFRLLFQSVADHFELCLTKCRTSSQSVKHENTYRDPIAKHCYGESQPELMPDS; encoded by the exons ATGTTTCCGATTCGATTTATTCGGAGACGCTGGGTACTGGCTGTGATATTTCTGCTTTCGTTTACCTATTTTATGAATAAGACGTTAAATCAG GTTCCAATAGCGATCTCAGACCAGTTCCAGGATGTGCCTCCAACACCTCAGCAGATAGCACTGAGAACCAGGACAAGTGCCCAGGCCAACAATCTTACAGCATGTCGGAATTCCCGGCAAGGAAAGAATTATGTCGTAGATGAGAAAG GTTACGTGTGTTCATGGAAGGACCTCCTTCCCAATGGCTGCTGTAATTCAAAGACCCCTGCAGCTTCTATCCACAACTGTGATGGTTGCTCCAACAATGGCTGTTGTGCAGTGTATGAGCACTGTGTCTCGTGTTGTCTCCATCCAGAGAAG GAACATATTCTTCAAGATATGCTTGGCAAGGCCAGTAATACATTCCGTCTCCTGTTCCAGTCTGTAGCTGACCATTTTGAGCTTTGTCTCACAAAGTGCCGTACCTCTTCTCAG AGTGTAAAGCATGAAAACACCTACCGAGACCCCATCGCAAAACACTGTTATGGAGAAAGCCAGCCAGAGTTGATGCCCGATTCATGA